The Drosophila gunungcola strain Sukarami chromosome 3L unlocalized genomic scaffold, Dgunungcola_SK_2 000003F, whole genome shotgun sequence genome contains a region encoding:
- the LOC128258590 gene encoding L-lactate dehydrogenase isoform X1 yields the protein MFSARSGCVLWRCRFFLINTTFVKVKERQLSTMAAIKDSLLAQVAEVLPSSGHKVTVVGIGQVGMASAFSILAQNVSKEVCLIDVCSDKLQGELMDLQHGSNFLKNPQITASTDFAASANSRLCIVTAGVRQKEGESRLSLVQRNTDILKNIIPKLVENSPDTILLMVSNPVDIMTYVAWKLSGLPKNRVIGSGTNLDSSRFRFLMSQRLGVAPTSCHGWIIGEHGDSSVPVWSGVNIAGVRLRELNPILGTGEDPEKWNELHKQVVDSAYEVIKLKGYTSWAIGLSTASLASAILRNTSSVAAVSTSVLGEHGIDKDVFLSLPCVLNANGVTSVVKQILTPTEVEQLQKSANIMSDVQAGLQF from the exons ATGTTTTCGGCTCGGTCCGGTTGCGTGTTGTGGCGATGTCGCTTTTTTCTCATTAATACGACCTTCGTGAAGGTTAAAGAACGCCAACTAAGCa CAATGGCCGCCATTAAGGACAGTCTGTTGGCCCAAGTTGCCGAGGTGCTGCCCAGCTCCGGGCACAAGGTCACGGTGGTCGGCATCGGCCAGGTCGGCATGGCCAGCGCCTTCAGCATCCTGGCCCAGAACGTGTCCAAGGAGGTGTGCCTCATCGATGTCTGCAGCGACAAACTGCAGGGCGAGCTGATGGATCTGCAGCACGGCTCCAACTTCCTGAAGAACCCCCAGATCACGGCCAGCACCGATTTCGCCGCCTCGGCCAACTCGCGTCTGTGCATCGTGACCGCTGGAGTTCGCCAAAAGGAGGGCGAGTCCCGTCTGTCCCTCGTGCAGCGCAACACCGACATCCTCAAGAACATCATCCCCAAGCTGGTGGAG AACAGTCCCGATACCATCTTGCTGATGGTGTCCAACCCCGTGGACATCATGACCTACGTGGCCTGGAAGCTGTCCGGTCTGCCCAAGAACCGTGTGATCGGCAGCGGCACCAACCTGGACTCGTCCCGCTTCCGCTTCCTGATGTCGCAGCGCCTGGGCGTGGCACCCACCTCCTGCCACGGCTGGATTATCGGCGAGCACGGCGACAGCTCCGTGCCCGTTTGGTCCGGAGTCAACATTGCCGGCGTGCGGCTGCGTGAGCTGAACCCCATTCTAGGCACCGGCGAGGATCCAGAGAAGTGGAACGAGCTGCACAAGCAGGTGGTGGACTCCGCCTACGAGGTTATCAAGCTAAAGGGATACACCTCCTGGGCCATTGGCCTGAGTACCGCCTCCCTGGCTTCGGCCATCTTGCGCAACACGAGCAGTGTGGCCGCCGTCTCCACCTCCGTTTTG GGCGAACACGGCATCGATAAGGATGTGTTCTTGTCGCTACCCTGCGTTCTGAATGCCA